Proteins co-encoded in one Phycodurus eques isolate BA_2022a chromosome 14, UOR_Pequ_1.1, whole genome shotgun sequence genomic window:
- the si:dkey-23o4.6 gene encoding retinol dehydrogenase 13 isoform X1, producing MPAGPGFPVLPWPAVGAEVKAEVPEGRGGVLLRGGALLGAVLVICVVMMRRWIGGGVCVSGERLDGKTVLVTGANTGIGKETCRELARRGARVVMACRDLSRAERAAEDVRRSAGNGNVVVRHLDLASLYSVRQFAKDFVDSEDRLDVLLNNAGVMMCPRWLTEDGFETQFAVNHLSHFLLTNLLLPKLKSSAPSRVVTVSSVAHRGGDIDFSDLFFSSRAYSPLQSYRQSKLANVLFSRELARRLRGSGVTSFCVHPGVIRTELGRHVEGRFPLLGALLRLPAMLLMKTPRQGSQTSLYCAVTPGLEDQSGSYFSDCALKEAAPEGRDDRVAARLWTESARLVGIRDTC from the exons ATGCCGGCCGGGCCCGGTTTCCCGGTTCTGCCTTGGCCCGCCGTCGGGGCAGAAGTCAAGGCGGAGGTTCCGGAGGGTCGGGGTGGCGTGCTGCTCCGGGGTGGTGCCCTGCTCGGAGCGGTCCTGGTCATCT gCGTGGTGATGATGCGCAGGTGGATCGGCGGCGGCGTCTGCGTCAGTGGCGAGCGGCTGGACGGGAAGACGGTGCTGGTGACGGGCGCCAACACGGGCATCGGCAAGGAGACGTGCAGAGAGTTGGCGAGGCGAG GCGCCCGGGTGGTGATGGCGTGCCGAGACCTGTCTCGGGCCGAGCGAGCGGCGGAGGACGTCCGCCGGTCCGCCGGGAACGGCAACGTGGTCGTACGACACTTGGACCTGGCGTCGCTCTACTCGGTCCGGCAGTTCGCCAAAGACTTCGTGGACAGCGAGGACAGACTGGACGTCCTCCTCAACAACGCCG GTGTGATGATGTGTCCCAGATGGCTAACGGAGGATGGCTTCGAGACTCAGTTTGCTGTCAATCATCTGTCTCACTTCCTTTTGACCAATCTGCTGCTCCCTAAACTGAAGAGCTCCGCCCCCAGCCGCGTGGTCACCGTGTCGTCCGTCGCCCACCGGGGAG GTGACATCGACTTTTCCGATTTGTTCTTCAGCTCTCGCGCGTACAGTCCGCTGCAGAGCTACCGGCAGAGCAAGCTTGCGAATGTGCTATTTAGCAGAGAGCTCGCGCGCCGTCTCCGAG GTTCGGGCGTGACTTCGTTCTGCGTGCACCCCGGCGTCATCCGGACCGAGCTGGGCCGCCACGTGGAGGGTCGGTTCCCCCTGTTGGGGGCGCTGCTGAGGCTGCCGGCGATGCTGCTCATGAAGACGCCGCGCCAGGGCAGCCAGACCAGCCTGTACTGCGCCGTCACGCCGGGACTGGAGGACCAATCGGGGAGCTACTTCAG CGACTGCGCCCTGAAGGAGGCGGCGCCGGAGGGGCGCGACGACCGGGTGGCCGCCAGGCTGTGGACAGAGAGCGCGCGATTGGTCGGAATCCGAGACACGTGCTGA
- the si:dkey-23o4.6 gene encoding retinol dehydrogenase 13 isoform X2, producing the protein MPAGPGFPVLPWPAVGAEVKAEVPEGRGGVLLRGGALLGAVLVICVVMMRRWIGGGVCVSGERLDGKTVLVTGANTGIGKETCRELARRGVMMCPRWLTEDGFETQFAVNHLSHFLLTNLLLPKLKSSAPSRVVTVSSVAHRGGDIDFSDLFFSSRAYSPLQSYRQSKLANVLFSRELARRLRGSGVTSFCVHPGVIRTELGRHVEGRFPLLGALLRLPAMLLMKTPRQGSQTSLYCAVTPGLEDQSGSYFSDCALKEAAPEGRDDRVAARLWTESARLVGIRDTC; encoded by the exons ATGCCGGCCGGGCCCGGTTTCCCGGTTCTGCCTTGGCCCGCCGTCGGGGCAGAAGTCAAGGCGGAGGTTCCGGAGGGTCGGGGTGGCGTGCTGCTCCGGGGTGGTGCCCTGCTCGGAGCGGTCCTGGTCATCT gCGTGGTGATGATGCGCAGGTGGATCGGCGGCGGCGTCTGCGTCAGTGGCGAGCGGCTGGACGGGAAGACGGTGCTGGTGACGGGCGCCAACACGGGCATCGGCAAGGAGACGTGCAGAGAGTTGGCGAGGCGAG GTGTGATGATGTGTCCCAGATGGCTAACGGAGGATGGCTTCGAGACTCAGTTTGCTGTCAATCATCTGTCTCACTTCCTTTTGACCAATCTGCTGCTCCCTAAACTGAAGAGCTCCGCCCCCAGCCGCGTGGTCACCGTGTCGTCCGTCGCCCACCGGGGAG GTGACATCGACTTTTCCGATTTGTTCTTCAGCTCTCGCGCGTACAGTCCGCTGCAGAGCTACCGGCAGAGCAAGCTTGCGAATGTGCTATTTAGCAGAGAGCTCGCGCGCCGTCTCCGAG GTTCGGGCGTGACTTCGTTCTGCGTGCACCCCGGCGTCATCCGGACCGAGCTGGGCCGCCACGTGGAGGGTCGGTTCCCCCTGTTGGGGGCGCTGCTGAGGCTGCCGGCGATGCTGCTCATGAAGACGCCGCGCCAGGGCAGCCAGACCAGCCTGTACTGCGCCGTCACGCCGGGACTGGAGGACCAATCGGGGAGCTACTTCAG CGACTGCGCCCTGAAGGAGGCGGCGCCGGAGGGGCGCGACGACCGGGTGGCCGCCAGGCTGTGGACAGAGAGCGCGCGATTGGTCGGAATCCGAGACACGTGCTGA